From Prionailurus viverrinus isolate Anna chromosome B2, UM_Priviv_1.0, whole genome shotgun sequence, the proteins below share one genomic window:
- the TMEM217B gene encoding putative transmembrane protein 217B: protein MYKMNNKTFSLVVGIFSLLNTFQFLIFELNHTTYFGYEDKVSIYMDTKSELISWVMIHRRSINVVSSTITLVFSVLLLYCIRVNNYVGLLCYALWIIAYELISVSVIVIVNSIIKDEFKEVMYLHLIFQISRMLLHFLSLPFVTKYTYVLYKDPKISVKIGRHRHSSISTVDSWPPVGLRTLYRKLN, encoded by the coding sequence atgtataaaatgAACAACAAGACGTTCTCCCTCGTGGTGGGCATCTTCTCTCTCCTTAACACCTTCCAGTTCCTCATCTTTGAGTTGAACCACACTACGTACTTTGGCTACGAGGACAAAGTCAGTATCTACATGGACACAAAATCTGAGCTGATATCTTGGGTCATGATCCACAGGAGGAGCATCAACGTCGTCTCATCCACCATCACCCTCGTGTTCAGCGTGTTGCTTCTCTATTGCATCCGCGTGAACAACTACGTGGGGCTGCTGTGCTATGCCCTGTGGATCATCGCGTATGAGCTCATCAGTGTCTCCGTGATCGTGATCGTCAACAGCATCATCAAAGATGAGTTCAAGGAGGTGATGTACCTCCACCTGATCTTCCAAATCTCCCGTATGCTCCTGCACTTCTTGTCTCTGCCTTTTGTCACCAAGTATACCTACGTCCTTTACAAGGACCCCAAGATTTCAGTTAAAATAGGCCGCCACAGGCACTCTTCCATCAGTACTGTCGATTCGTGGCCGCCTGTCGGGCTGAGAACCTTGTACCGCAAGTTAAACTGA